The Gammaproteobacteria bacterium genome includes a region encoding these proteins:
- the nuoL gene encoding NADH-quinone oxidoreductase subunit L, with the protein MAAYCIAIVMAPLLGALIAGLFGRQIGRAGAHTVTIGGVAISTVLSLLVFKQIVIDGGPVYNETWYEWARIGSLPLSLGFLIDRLSATMMAVVSFVSLMVHIYTIGYMHDDPGYQRFFSYIALFTFSMLMLVMSNNFLQLFFGWEAVGLVSYLLIGFWFRKPTAIYASLKAFLANRVGDFGFLLGIALVLMYFGTLDYREVFANAQNVAGASITVWHGQPWAVVTLICLLLFVGAMGKSAQMPLHVWLPDSMEGPTPISALIHAATMVTAGIFMVARMSPLFELSDTALNVVMSIGALTAFLMGLLGLVQNDIKRVIAYSTLSQLGYMTVALGASAYSVAIFHLVTHAFFKALLFLAAGSVIIGLHHEQDMRHMGGLYKYMPITWVTSLIGSLALMGFPGLAGFYSKDAIIEAVHSSTLPAAHWAYLAVLFGVFFTALYSFRLFFMVFHGAERLEPHARKHLHESPAVVTVPLVLLALPSVVAGYFMAPTVFSGDFFGGAIVVNESHDAAHRIAEDFHGSGAMLLHGLTAAPTWLAFAGVAVAWLLYLQRPQWPALLARRLSWPYRLLLNKYGFDGFNEVVFAGGARVSGQVLWRAGDRGLIDGLAVNGSARAIGWLAQQVRRVQSGYLYHYAFVMILGMLLLLGYFVHGIGR; encoded by the coding sequence ATGGCCGCATACTGCATCGCCATCGTGATGGCGCCGCTGCTGGGCGCGTTGATCGCGGGCCTGTTCGGCCGGCAGATCGGCCGCGCCGGTGCGCACACCGTGACCATCGGCGGCGTGGCAATTTCCACCGTGCTGTCGCTGCTGGTGTTCAAGCAAATCGTCATTGATGGCGGGCCGGTTTACAACGAAACATGGTATGAATGGGCGCGGATCGGCTCCCTGCCGTTGTCGCTGGGATTTTTGATAGACCGGCTGTCCGCCACCATGATGGCGGTGGTGAGCTTCGTGTCGCTGATGGTGCACATCTACACCATCGGCTACATGCACGATGACCCCGGCTATCAGCGCTTCTTCAGCTACATCGCGTTGTTCACTTTTTCCATGCTCATGCTGGTCATGAGCAATAATTTCCTGCAACTGTTCTTCGGCTGGGAGGCGGTGGGCCTGGTGTCCTATCTCCTGATCGGCTTCTGGTTCAGGAAACCGACCGCGATCTACGCGAGCCTCAAGGCCTTTCTGGCCAACCGCGTCGGTGATTTCGGCTTTCTGCTCGGGATCGCGCTGGTCCTCATGTATTTCGGCACGCTGGATTACCGCGAGGTGTTCGCCAACGCGCAGAATGTCGCCGGCGCCTCGATCACGGTGTGGCACGGCCAGCCGTGGGCCGTGGTCACGCTGATCTGTCTGCTGCTCTTCGTAGGGGCCATGGGCAAATCGGCGCAGATGCCGTTGCACGTCTGGCTGCCGGATTCCATGGAAGGCCCCACGCCCATCTCGGCGCTGATCCACGCCGCCACCATGGTGACGGCGGGCATCTTCATGGTGGCGCGCATGTCGCCGCTTTTTGAACTGTCCGACACCGCGCTCAACGTGGTGATGAGCATCGGCGCGCTTACGGCCTTCCTCATGGGACTGCTCGGCCTGGTGCAGAACGACATCAAACGCGTCATCGCCTACTCCACGCTGTCGCAGCTCGGTTACATGACGGTGGCGCTTGGCGCCTCGGCCTACAGCGTCGCCATCTTCCACCTGGTCACGCACGCCTTTTTCAAGGCGCTGCTGTTCCTCGCCGCCGGCTCGGTCATCATCGGCCTGCATCACGAACAGGACATGCGCCACATGGGCGGCCTGTACAAATACATGCCGATCACATGGGTGACCTCGCTGATCGGCTCGCTGGCGCTGATGGGATTTCCCGGTCTCGCCGGTTTCTATTCCAAGGACGCCATCATAGAGGCCGTGCATTCCTCGACGCTGCCGGCCGCGCATTGGGCCTATCTCGCGGTGCTGTTCGGCGTCTTTTTCACCGCGCTGTACAGCTTCCGGCTGTTCTTCATGGTGTTCCACGGCGCGGAACGATTGGAACCGCACGCCCGCAAACATCTGCACGAATCACCCGCGGTCGTGACGGTGCCGCTCGTACTGCTGGCGCTGCCGTCGGTGGTGGCCGGTTATTTCATGGCGCCCACCGTCTTCAGCGGCGATTTTTTCGGCGGCGCCATCGTGGTAAATGAGTCGCACGATGCCGCGCACCGGATCGCGGAGGACTTCCACGGCAGCGGCGCGATGCTGCTGCATGGCCTGACCGCCGCGCCGACCTGGCTCGCGTTCGCGGGCGTGGCGGTGGCGTGGCTGTTGTATCTGCAGCGCCCGCAGTGGCCGGCGCTGCTGGCCCGCCGGCTCTCCTGGCCGTACCGGCTGCTGCTGAACAAGTATGGCTTCGACGGCTTCAACGAGGTCGTGTTCGCCGGCGGCGCCCGCGTCTCTGGCCAGGTGCTGT
- the nuoK gene encoding NADH-quinone oxidoreductase subunit NuoK → MIPLSHYLVLAALLFCLSVAGIFINRKNLIVLLMCIELMLLAVNINFVAFAHFHHDLAGQIFVFFILAVAAAESAIGLAILVVLFRNRRSINVDDIGVLKG, encoded by the coding sequence ATGATCCCGCTGTCGCATTATCTGGTGCTGGCGGCGCTCTTGTTCTGCCTCAGCGTGGCCGGCATATTCATCAACCGCAAGAACCTCATCGTGCTGCTGATGTGCATCGAATTGATGCTGTTGGCGGTGAATATCAATTTCGTCGCCTTCGCGCATTTTCATCATGATCTGGCCGGACAGATCTTCGTCTTTTTCATCCTGGCGGTGGCGGCGGCCGAATCCGCCATCGGGCTCGCCATCCTGGTGGTGCTGTTCCGCAACCGGCGCAGCATCAATGTCGACGACATCGGCGTCCTGAAGGGATGA
- a CDS encoding NADH-quinone oxidoreductase subunit J, with product MELGIFYALAALVLFAGTMVITVQNPVHAVLFLVLAFFGTAGLWLLLEAEFLAIALVLVYVGAVMVLFLFVVMMLDINLVPLREGFARYLPFGAAVALALASVMGFILGPRYFGLAQFPPPAPLPADHSNTTELGRLLYTYYLYPFEVAAVILLVAIIAAIALTQRARRQTKAGRPEWQVGVRRQDRVRLLSLPAEKPAKEGGA from the coding sequence ATGGAACTGGGGATATTCTACGCGCTGGCCGCGCTGGTGCTGTTCGCCGGCACCATGGTGATCACGGTGCAGAATCCCGTGCATGCGGTGCTGTTTCTGGTGCTGGCGTTCTTCGGCACCGCCGGCCTCTGGTTGCTGCTCGAGGCGGAATTCCTGGCCATCGCGCTCGTGCTGGTCTATGTCGGCGCGGTGATGGTGCTGTTCCTGTTCGTGGTGATGATGCTGGACATCAACCTGGTGCCGTTGCGCGAGGGCTTCGCGCGTTATCTCCCCTTCGGCGCGGCGGTGGCGCTCGCCCTGGCTTCGGTGATGGGATTCATCCTGGGTCCCCGCTATTTCGGCCTGGCGCAATTTCCCCCGCCGGCGCCATTGCCCGCGGATCACAGCAATACGACCGAACTCGGGCGCCTGCTTTACACCTACTATCTTTATCCCTTCGAAGTGGCCGCGGTGATCCTGCTGGTGGCCATCATCGCCGCCATCGCGCTGACCCAGCGCGCCCGGCGGCAGACCAAGGCGGGGCGGCCGGAGTGGCAGGTCGGCGTGCGGCGGCAGGATCGCGTGCGGCTGCTGTCCCTGCCCGCGGAGAAACCGGCGAAGGAGGGCGGCGCATGA
- the nuoI gene encoding NADH-quinone oxidoreductase subunit NuoI: MRAIVNYVKSLFLWELLKGMRLTGRYLFDRKITIQYPEEKTPQSPRFRGLHALRRYANGEERCIACKLCEAVCPAVAITIESEQRADGTRRTTRYDIDLTKCIFCGFCEESCPVDSIVETRHYEYHGEQRGDLLMTKEKLLKVGDMFEAQIAADRARDAMYR; this comes from the coding sequence ATGCGCGCCATCGTCAATTATGTGAAAAGCCTGTTCCTGTGGGAGCTGCTCAAGGGCATGCGGCTGACCGGCCGCTATCTCTTCGATCGCAAGATCACCATCCAGTACCCCGAGGAGAAGACGCCGCAATCGCCACGCTTCCGCGGCCTGCACGCGCTGCGGCGCTACGCCAACGGCGAGGAGCGCTGCATCGCCTGCAAACTGTGCGAGGCGGTGTGCCCGGCGGTCGCCATCACGATCGAATCCGAGCAGCGCGCCGACGGCACGCGCCGCACCACGCGCTACGACATCGACCTCACCAAGTGCATCTTCTGCGGCTTCTGCGAGGAATCCTGCCCGGTGGATTCGATCGTGGAGACCCGCCATTACGAATATCACGGCGAGCAGCGTGGCGACCTGCTCATGACCAAGGAGAAACTGCTCAAGGTGGGCGACATGTTCGAGGCGCAGATCGCCGCCGATCGCGCCCGCGACGCGATGTACCGATAG
- the nuoH gene encoding NADH-quinone oxidoreductase subunit NuoH, whose product MFWLPAPAWPVTAIVLQIVALLIPLMLSVAYLTLAERKIIGYMQVRLGPNRVTFFGIPWLGGFGQPIADAFKLLFKEIIIPAGANKTLFLMAPVLAIGPALAAWAVIPFDAVRHIADINAGLLYILALTSLGVYGVIIAGWASNSKYAFLGALRSAAQIVAYEIAMGFALVGVLIAAGSLNLRAIVLAQQGNILHWFWLPLLPLFAVYFISGVAETNRAPFDVAEGESEIVAGFHVEYSGMAFAVFFLAEYANMILVSALASIMFLGGWLSPFQGVPVLEPLFARVPDIFWLLGKISFFLLLFLWFRATFPRYRYDQIMRLGWKVFLPITLVWIVVVAGLVMLHAPPWFSGGA is encoded by the coding sequence TTGTTCTGGCTGCCGGCGCCGGCGTGGCCGGTGACGGCCATCGTGCTGCAGATCGTCGCATTGCTGATACCACTGATGCTGTCGGTGGCCTATCTCACGCTCGCCGAACGCAAGATTATCGGCTACATGCAGGTCAGGCTGGGCCCCAATCGTGTGACCTTCTTCGGCATCCCCTGGCTGGGGGGCTTCGGGCAACCCATCGCGGATGCGTTCAAGCTGCTGTTCAAGGAAATCATCATCCCCGCCGGCGCCAACAAGACCTTGTTCCTGATGGCACCCGTGCTGGCCATCGGTCCGGCGCTGGCGGCCTGGGCGGTGATCCCGTTCGACGCCGTCAGGCACATCGCCGACATCAACGCCGGCCTGCTGTACATCCTGGCCCTGACATCGCTCGGCGTCTACGGTGTCATCATCGCCGGCTGGGCGTCCAATTCGAAATATGCCTTCCTGGGCGCGCTGCGATCCGCCGCCCAGATTGTCGCCTACGAGATCGCCATGGGGTTCGCCCTGGTCGGCGTGCTGATCGCCGCCGGCAGCCTCAATCTGCGCGCCATCGTGCTGGCCCAGCAGGGCAATATTTTGCATTGGTTCTGGCTGCCGCTGCTGCCGTTATTTGCGGTATATTTCATCTCCGGCGTGGCCGAGACCAACCGCGCGCCGTTCGACGTCGCCGAGGGAGAGTCGGAGATCGTCGCCGGTTTTCACGTCGAATACTCCGGCATGGCCTTCGCGGTGTTCTTCCTCGCTGAATACGCCAACATGATCCTGGTATCGGCGCTGGCGTCGATCATGTTCCTCGGCGGCTGGTTGTCGCCATTTCAGGGGGTGCCGGTGCTGGAGCCGCTGTTCGCGCGGGTGCCCGACATCTTCTGGCTGCTGGGCAAGATCAGTTTCTTCCTGTTGCTGTTTTTATGGTTCCGCGCCACGTTCCCACGTTACCGTTATGATCAGATCATGCGGTTGGGTTGGAAGGTGTTCCTGCCGATCACGTTGGTCTGGATCGTGGTCGTCGCCGGTCTGGTGATGCTACATGCACCGCCATGGTTTTCAGGAGGGGCCTGA
- the nuoG gene encoding NADH-quinone oxidoreductase subunit NuoG: MADALVNIEIDGKPLQARKGAMIIEVTDQADIYVPRFCYHKKLSIAANCRMCLVQVEKMPKPVPACATPVMEGMKVQTRSPFARAAQKATMEFLLINHPLDCPICDQGGECELQDLAMGYGADVSRFNEGKRVVKDKDLGPLIQTDMTRCIHCTRCVRFGEEIAGLRELGATGRGEHMEIGTYIEKAVNSEMSGNVIDVCPVGALTSKPYRYSARAWELRQLPGIAPHDGVGSHVDFHIKGRQVKRVVPHECEELNEVWLSDRDRYSYEGLHSPDRLLQPMIRENGRWRGVDWEIALQRVAEGMRRVVSQAGASQLGALISPSATVEEMYLLQKLMRGLGSQNIDHRLRQGDFRGEQQMPLYPGWQAPLAEWERLEAALLIGSNVRKEQPLANHRLRKAALRGAAMMVLNPVDFDCNWRVSEKMIVPPAAMPARLAAVARALAEDANDAAGVERFRAAGVEETHRRIASRLKSAKATAVILGPLAIAHVDFQALRTAAQWIAHYSGARLHFLAEGANAAGAWLAGAVPHRGPRGAAVAAPGLNAAAVLAQPRRGYVLAGIEPELDCWDGAAALKALTGAEFVVHLTAFRSPAMERHAHVMLPVAPYAENEGTYVNAGGRWQGFEAAVPPAGDARPLWKILRVLGGQLQTPGFDFVDCAGVRAELAALPESPGAIAPDNLCAWRKNDGALERATVVPMNAVDALVRHAEALQLTRDAADGDVRLNGATLQRIGVADGQRVRVRQQGETKTAVARRDDRVAQDVVLIHGGGPLADLGPAFGAITVERE; encoded by the coding sequence ATGGCGGACGCACTGGTCAACATTGAGATCGACGGCAAGCCGCTCCAGGCGCGCAAGGGCGCCATGATCATCGAGGTCACCGATCAGGCGGACATCTACGTGCCGCGGTTCTGCTACCACAAGAAGCTGTCCATCGCCGCCAACTGCCGCATGTGCCTGGTGCAGGTGGAGAAGATGCCCAAGCCGGTGCCGGCCTGCGCCACGCCGGTCATGGAGGGCATGAAGGTGCAGACCCGCTCGCCCTTCGCGCGCGCGGCGCAGAAGGCGACGATGGAATTCCTGCTCATCAACCATCCGCTCGACTGTCCGATCTGCGATCAGGGCGGCGAGTGCGAGTTGCAGGACCTGGCCATGGGCTATGGCGCCGATGTGTCGCGCTTCAACGAGGGCAAGCGCGTGGTCAAGGACAAGGATCTGGGACCGCTGATCCAGACCGACATGACGCGCTGCATTCACTGCACGCGCTGCGTGCGCTTCGGCGAGGAGATCGCCGGTCTGCGCGAGCTCGGCGCCACCGGCCGCGGCGAGCACATGGAAATCGGCACCTACATTGAGAAGGCGGTCAATTCCGAGATGTCGGGCAACGTGATCGACGTCTGCCCGGTGGGCGCCTTGACCTCCAAGCCCTACCGCTACAGCGCACGGGCCTGGGAGTTGCGGCAGCTGCCGGGGATCGCGCCGCACGATGGCGTGGGCTCGCACGTGGATTTCCACATCAAGGGGCGGCAGGTGAAGCGGGTGGTGCCGCACGAATGCGAGGAACTGAATGAAGTATGGCTGTCGGATCGCGATCGTTACAGTTATGAAGGGCTGCACAGTCCCGATCGATTGCTGCAACCGATGATTCGGGAGAACGGCCGGTGGCGAGGGGTGGACTGGGAGATTGCGTTGCAACGGGTGGCGGAGGGAATGCGCCGGGTCGTGTCGCAGGCGGGCGCATCCCAGCTGGGCGCCCTGATCAGCCCCAGTGCCACGGTGGAGGAAATGTATTTGCTGCAGAAGTTGATGCGCGGCTTGGGCAGCCAGAATATCGATCACCGCCTGCGGCAGGGCGACTTTCGCGGCGAGCAGCAGATGCCGCTGTATCCCGGCTGGCAGGCGCCGCTGGCGGAGTGGGAACGGCTGGAGGCGGCGCTTCTCATCGGCTCAAACGTCAGGAAGGAACAACCGCTGGCCAACCACCGCCTGCGCAAGGCCGCGCTGCGCGGTGCCGCCATGATGGTGCTCAATCCGGTGGACTTCGATTGCAACTGGCGCGTGAGCGAAAAGATGATCGTGCCGCCGGCCGCGATGCCGGCCCGGCTTGCCGCCGTTGCGCGCGCGCTGGCGGAGGATGCAAATGACGCCGCCGGTGTGGAACGTTTCCGCGCCGCTGGCGTCGAGGAGACACACCGCCGGATCGCATCACGGCTCAAGTCGGCGAAAGCGACGGCGGTAATCCTGGGCCCGCTCGCGATCGCCCATGTTGATTTTCAGGCGCTGCGAACGGCCGCGCAGTGGATCGCGCATTACAGCGGCGCCCGCCTGCATTTTCTGGCCGAAGGCGCCAATGCCGCCGGCGCGTGGCTGGCGGGCGCGGTGCCGCATCGCGGCCCGCGCGGCGCGGCGGTTGCCGCGCCCGGATTGAATGCCGCGGCCGTGCTGGCGCAACCGCGGCGCGGTTACGTACTGGCCGGCATCGAGCCGGAACTCGACTGCTGGGACGGCGCGGCGGCGCTGAAGGCACTGACAGGCGCGGAATTCGTCGTGCACCTGACGGCGTTCCGCAGTCCGGCGATGGAACGTCACGCACACGTCATGCTGCCCGTGGCCCCTTACGCCGAAAACGAGGGCACCTACGTCAATGCCGGGGGCCGCTGGCAGGGTTTCGAGGCCGCCGTACCGCCGGCCGGCGATGCACGGCCATTGTGGAAGATCCTTCGTGTGCTCGGCGGTCAGTTGCAGACGCCGGGTTTCGATTTCGTGGATTGCGCCGGCGTGCGCGCGGAGCTGGCGGCGCTCCCGGAATCGCCGGGCGCGATCGCGCCGGACAACCTCTGCGCGTGGAGAAAAAATGACGGCGCGCTGGAGCGGGCGACGGTGGTGCCCATGAATGCGGTGGATGCATTGGTGCGGCACGCGGAGGCCCTCCAGTTGACCCGGGACGCGGCGGATGGCGATGTGCGCCTGAACGGAGCCACCCTGCAGCGCATCGGGGTTGCCGATGGCCAGCGGGTGCGCGTGCGGCAACAGGGTGAGACAAAAACCGCCGTCGCGCGGCGCGACGATCGAGTGGCGCAGGATGTCGTGCTGATTCACGGCGGCGGGCCGCTTGCCGATCTGGGCCCGGCCTTCGGGGCAATCACGGTGGAGAGGGAATGA
- the nuoF gene encoding NADH-quinone oxidoreductase subunit NuoF, protein MTQLNQVCYRTLQFEQPWTYENYLKVDGYRAWRKILAEKIPPDQIIEEVKNSGLRGRGGAGFPTGVKWGFMPKNPTGPSYVICNSDESEPGTCKDRDILRFNPHALVEGMAIAGYAMRCKVGYNYIRGEFMDEPCERFEQALKEAYREGLLGRNILGSGVDFDLHTHLGAGAYICGEETALLESLEGKKGQPRFKPPFPANYGAFGRPTTVNNTETFASAPSIILKGGKWFAELGKPNNGGTKIFSVSGHVEKPGNFEVPLGLPFKELLALAGGVWKGRRLKAVIPGGSSAPVLPGDVMMGCTMDFDSLKNAGSMLGSGAVVVMDETTCMVRMLERIARFYYSESCGQCTPCREGTGWMYRVIKRIEEGQGRQQDLDMLVDISKKIEGHTICAFGDAAAWPVQSFIKHYRAEFQHHIDNGCCMTGPGARRQAA, encoded by the coding sequence ATGACGCAGTTGAATCAGGTCTGCTACCGGACGCTGCAATTCGAACAGCCGTGGACCTACGAGAATTATCTCAAGGTCGACGGTTACAGGGCATGGCGGAAGATTCTCGCAGAGAAAATTCCGCCGGATCAGATCATCGAGGAGGTCAAGAACTCCGGACTGCGCGGGCGCGGAGGCGCCGGCTTCCCGACCGGCGTGAAATGGGGATTCATGCCGAAGAACCCCACGGGTCCGAGCTACGTCATCTGCAACTCGGATGAATCCGAGCCGGGCACATGCAAGGATCGCGACATCCTGCGGTTCAACCCGCACGCGCTGGTGGAGGGCATGGCCATCGCCGGTTACGCCATGCGCTGCAAGGTGGGCTACAACTACATCCGCGGCGAGTTCATGGACGAGCCCTGCGAGCGTTTCGAACAGGCGCTGAAGGAGGCCTACCGCGAGGGCCTGCTCGGCAGGAATATTCTGGGTTCCGGCGTGGATTTCGATTTGCACACGCACCTGGGCGCCGGCGCCTACATCTGCGGCGAAGAGACGGCATTGCTGGAATCCTTGGAGGGCAAAAAGGGACAACCGCGCTTCAAGCCGCCGTTCCCCGCCAATTACGGCGCCTTCGGCCGGCCGACCACGGTGAACAACACCGAGACCTTTGCCTCCGCGCCAAGCATCATCCTCAAGGGTGGCAAGTGGTTCGCGGAACTGGGCAAGCCCAACAACGGCGGCACCAAGATCTTCTCGGTGTCTGGCCACGTGGAAAAACCCGGCAACTTCGAAGTGCCGCTGGGCCTGCCGTTCAAGGAACTGCTGGCGCTGGCGGGCGGCGTCTGGAAGGGCCGCCGGCTCAAGGCGGTGATCCCCGGCGGTTCGTCCGCGCCCGTGCTGCCGGGCGACGTCATGATGGGCTGCACCATGGATTTCGACTCATTGAAGAACGCCGGCTCCATGCTGGGTTCCGGCGCGGTGGTGGTGATGGATGAGACCACCTGCATGGTCAGGATGCTGGAGCGCATCGCGCGCTTTTATTATTCGGAATCCTGCGGCCAGTGCACCCCCTGTCGCGAAGGCACCGGCTGGATGTACCGCGTCATCAAGCGCATCGAGGAAGGTCAGGGGCGCCAGCAGGACCTCGACATGCTGGTGGACATCTCGAAGAAGATCGAGGGGCACACCATCTGCGCCTTCGGCGACGCCGCCGCCTGGCCGGTGCAGAGTTTCATCAAGCATTACCGCGCCGAATTCCAGCATCACATCGACAACGGCTGCTGCATGACGGGTCCCGGCGCCCGCAGGCAGGCGGCGTGA
- a CDS encoding NAD(P)H-dependent oxidoreductase subunit E yields the protein MEANNAKLSAHARQVIDQWLTKYPPDRKRSAVLAALREVQHENGGHLTVELMDAVAEYLGMPSIAVYEVASFYSMFETHPVGRHSISVCTNISCMLRGADDIVAHMEKKLGIKTGQSTRDGRIHLKCEEECLAACCGGPMMMVDHKYHEQLTPEKVDRILEDLK from the coding sequence ATGGAAGCGAATAATGCAAAATTGTCGGCGCATGCGCGGCAGGTCATCGATCAATGGCTCACGAAATACCCGCCGGATCGCAAGCGCTCCGCCGTGCTGGCGGCGCTGCGCGAAGTCCAGCATGAGAACGGCGGCCATCTGACGGTGGAATTGATGGACGCCGTGGCTGAATATCTCGGAATGCCTTCGATCGCGGTGTATGAAGTGGCCAGTTTCTACTCCATGTTTGAGACCCACCCGGTCGGGCGGCACAGCATCTCGGTGTGCACCAACATCTCCTGCATGCTGCGGGGCGCCGATGACATCGTGGCGCACATGGAGAAGAAGCTCGGCATCAAGACCGGCCAGAGCACCCGGGACGGGCGCATCCATCTCAAATGCGAGGAGGAATGTCTCGCCGCCTGCTGCGGCGGCCCCATGATGATGGTGGATCACAAATATCACGAGCAGCTGACGCCGGAGAAGGTCGACCGCATCCTGGAGGATCTGAAATGA
- a CDS encoding NADH-quinone oxidoreductase subunit D: MPEIRNMTLNFGPQHPAAHGVLRLVLEMDGEVIERADPHIGLLHRATEKLAESKPYNQSIGYMDRLDYVSMMCNEHAYVLAIERLLGITPPKRAQYIRVLFDEITRILNHCLWLGAHALDIGAMTVFLYAFREREDLMDCYEAVSGTRMHATYYRPGGVYRDLPAQMPQYQPSRFRSDGDAQRLNRNRRGSLLDFIDDFADRFPKCVDEYETLLTDNRIWKQRTVGIGVVTPERALQLGFSGPMLRGSGIAWDLRKKQPYEVYDEIDFDVPVGVKGDCYDRYLVRIEEMRQSARIIKQCVKWLRANPGPVIIDDHKLVPPRREEMKGDMESLIHHFKLFTEGFCVPAGEVYAAVEHPKGEFGIYLVSDGANKPYRVKIRAPGFAHLSALNEMARGHMLADVVAIIGTQDIVFGEVDR; the protein is encoded by the coding sequence ATGCCGGAAATTCGGAACATGACGCTGAATTTCGGGCCCCAGCATCCTGCGGCCCACGGCGTGCTGCGGCTCGTGCTGGAAATGGACGGCGAGGTCATCGAGCGCGCCGATCCGCACATCGGTCTCCTGCACCGCGCCACGGAAAAGCTGGCCGAGAGCAAGCCCTACAACCAGAGCATCGGTTACATGGACCGGCTCGACTACGTTTCCATGATGTGCAACGAACACGCCTATGTGCTCGCCATCGAACGGTTGCTCGGCATCACGCCGCCGAAGCGCGCCCAATATATCCGCGTACTGTTCGACGAGATCACCCGCATCCTGAACCACTGTCTCTGGCTCGGTGCGCATGCGCTCGACATCGGGGCAATGACCGTGTTCCTGTACGCCTTCCGCGAGCGCGAAGACTTGATGGACTGCTACGAGGCGGTGTCCGGCACGCGCATGCATGCGACTTATTACCGCCCCGGCGGCGTCTATCGCGATTTGCCGGCGCAAATGCCGCAGTATCAACCCTCGCGTTTTCGAAGCGACGGCGACGCGCAGCGGCTCAACCGCAACCGGCGGGGTTCCTTGCTGGATTTCATCGATGACTTCGCCGATCGTTTCCCGAAATGCGTGGACGAATATGAAACACTGCTGACCGACAACCGCATCTGGAAGCAGCGCACGGTCGGGATCGGCGTCGTCACGCCCGAGCGTGCCCTGCAACTGGGCTTCAGCGGACCGATGCTGCGCGGTTCGGGTATCGCCTGGGACCTGCGGAAGAAACAACCCTACGAGGTCTACGATGAGATCGACTTCGACGTTCCCGTGGGCGTGAAGGGCGACTGCTACGATCGCTACCTTGTCCGCATCGAGGAGATGCGGCAGTCGGCGCGGATCATCAAGCAGTGCGTCAAGTGGCTGCGCGCGAATCCCGGCCCGGTGATCATCGACGATCACAAACTGGTGCCGCCGCGGCGCGAGGAAATGAAGGGCGACATGGAGTCGCTGATCCATCATTTCAAGCTGTTTACCGAGGGTTTTTGCGTGCCTGCCGGCGAGGTCTACGCGGCGGTGGAGCACCCCAAGGGCGAGTTCGGGATTTACCTGGTATCCGACGGCGCCAACAAGCCGTACCGCGTCAAGATCCGCGCGCCGGGTTTCGCGCACCTGTCCGCGCTCAACGAAATGGCCAGGGGCCACATGCTGGCCGACGTTGTTGCGATTATCGGCACGCAGGACATCGTCTTTGGCGAGGTGGACAGATGA
- a CDS encoding NADH-quinone oxidoreductase subunit C: protein MPLPVTELQARLEQCFAGQYTQLILATGQLTMELPRAQFSTVCQRLRDDPQFAFTQMMDLCGVDYAAFGSSDWETNNATTSGFSRGVSDDPDVQTTPRRYAVVYQLLSLEHNQRLRLRVFAEGEPPTVDTVTAIWNSADWFEREAFDLFGILFEGHPDLRRLLTDYGFIGHPFRKDFPLEGHVEVRYDPEKGRVVYQPVTIQNRVLVPRVIRKDDRFDAARNKSAKN from the coding sequence ATGCCGCTGCCCGTAACGGAATTACAAGCGCGACTGGAACAATGCTTCGCGGGCCAGTACACGCAGCTCATACTGGCCACCGGCCAGCTGACGATGGAGTTGCCGCGCGCGCAGTTCTCGACAGTTTGCCAGCGGTTGCGGGATGACCCGCAATTCGCGTTTACCCAGATGATGGACCTTTGTGGCGTGGATTACGCCGCCTTTGGAAGCAGCGATTGGGAAACAAACAATGCGACGACTTCCGGTTTCAGCCGTGGCGTCAGCGATGACCCCGATGTGCAAACCACGCCGCGCCGTTACGCCGTGGTCTATCAACTGCTATCGCTGGAACATAATCAGCGCCTGCGTTTGCGCGTTTTTGCCGAAGGTGAACCGCCAACCGTGGATACGGTGACGGCGATCTGGAATTCCGCCGACTGGTTCGAGCGCGAGGCATTCGATCTGTTCGGCATCCTGTTCGAGGGGCATCCGGATTTGCGACGGCTGCTCACCGATTATGGTTTCATCGGCCATCCCTTCCGCAAGGATTTCCCGCTCGAAGGCCATGTCGAGGTGCGCTACGACCCGGAGAAGGGCCGCGTGGTGTACCAGCCGGTGACCATCCAGAATCGCGTGCTGGTGCCGCGCGTGATCCGCAAGGATGATCGCTTTGACGCCGCCCGCAACAAATCAGCCAAGAATTGA